From Phycisphaerales bacterium, a single genomic window includes:
- a CDS encoding MATE family efflux transporter, with translation MPDPQSNLHPHPTRRAQGDLGPDPEALENAANVQPPPARRATITSDGRLTAGRLAGLSMTGAIFVLTWPILADSLLNAFVGLTDTILAAAIDDGGAATDAVGGAVTILWFVQLVVQAIGVGATALIARAVGGHRLGIANAALAQTILLAAGAGLVVGLAMAAIAVPAASIMNLSPDAAAGFIDYLRINAIGVPFGSVLFAGIACARGAGDSFRPLVVMLLVNFVNCLVSWLLSGVELKSAAVVNGEAVTRWVLHNLSPLHLGVSGIAWGTCISYILGCVMMTALLARGFSGIRLRRARLRPHWHTLRRLVRVGIPNFLETLGMWAGNMLIILMVGRMAADEGHAGFLGSHLLAVRIEAFSYLPGFAFASAAATLVGQYLGAGSTELARRAVNVCCVCASVFMGLMGLLFIAWPTSIVGLMTAQDIHLELTPPLLWITGIVQVPFAISIVYRTALRGAGDVRAAMWLTWITTYALRLPMAYLFSGVSIGLFGRVIANPSPWELGLFGVWIGLCAEIVIRAVLFLIRWRQGRWAHVRV, from the coding sequence TTGCCCGACCCTCAATCCAACCTTCATCCGCACCCAACCCGCCGCGCGCAAGGCGACCTCGGCCCCGACCCCGAGGCGCTCGAGAACGCGGCCAACGTGCAGCCCCCGCCCGCTCGCCGCGCCACCATCACCTCCGACGGCCGCCTCACCGCCGGCCGCCTCGCCGGGCTCTCGATGACCGGCGCCATCTTCGTCCTGACCTGGCCCATCCTTGCCGATTCGCTCCTCAACGCGTTCGTCGGTCTCACCGACACCATCCTCGCCGCCGCGATTGACGACGGCGGCGCCGCCACCGACGCTGTGGGCGGCGCGGTCACCATCCTCTGGTTCGTCCAGCTCGTCGTGCAGGCAATCGGCGTGGGCGCCACGGCCCTTATCGCGCGGGCAGTGGGGGGGCACAGGCTCGGCATCGCCAACGCCGCCCTCGCGCAGACCATCCTCCTCGCGGCGGGCGCGGGGCTCGTGGTCGGCCTCGCCATGGCCGCCATCGCCGTGCCCGCCGCGTCGATCATGAACCTCAGCCCCGACGCCGCGGCCGGGTTCATCGACTACCTCCGAATCAACGCCATCGGCGTCCCCTTCGGCTCCGTGCTCTTCGCCGGTATCGCCTGCGCCCGCGGCGCCGGCGACTCCTTCCGCCCGCTCGTTGTCATGCTGCTGGTGAACTTCGTGAACTGCCTTGTGAGCTGGCTGCTCTCGGGCGTTGAGCTCAAGTCTGCCGCGGTGGTGAACGGCGAAGCCGTCACCCGCTGGGTTCTGCACAACCTCTCGCCGCTGCACTTGGGCGTCTCGGGCATCGCCTGGGGCACGTGCATCTCTTACATCCTGGGCTGCGTCATGATGACCGCTCTGCTCGCCCGCGGCTTCAGCGGCATCAGGCTCCGGCGCGCCCGCCTCCGCCCGCACTGGCACACGCTCCGCCGCCTCGTCCGCGTTGGCATCCCCAACTTCCTCGAGACGCTCGGCATGTGGGCCGGCAACATGCTCATCATCCTGATGGTCGGCCGCATGGCCGCGGACGAGGGGCACGCCGGCTTCCTCGGCTCACACCTGCTCGCCGTGCGTATCGAGGCCTTCAGCTACCTGCCCGGCTTCGCTTTCGCCTCCGCCGCGGCCACGCTTGTGGGCCAATACCTCGGCGCCGGCAGCACTGAGCTCGCCCGGCGCGCCGTGAACGTCTGCTGCGTGTGCGCCAGCGTCTTCATGGGCCTCATGGGACTGCTGTTCATCGCGTGGCCGACGTCCATCGTCGGCCTGATGACTGCCCAGGACATCCACCTCGAGCTCACGCCTCCCCTGCTATGGATCACCGGGATCGTGCAGGTGCCCTTCGCGATCTCGATTGTCTACCGCACCGCCCTCCGCGGCGCAGGCGACGTACGGGCCGCGATGTGGCTCACGTGGATCACCACCTACGCCCTGCGCCTGCCCATGGCATACCTCTTCAGCGGCGTCAGTATCGGCCTGTTCGGGCGCGTAATCGCGAACCCTTCGCCGTGGGAGCTGGGCCTGTTCGGCGTGTGGATCGGCCTTTGCGCCGAGATCGTGATCCGGGCCGTGCTGTTCCTGATCCGCTGGCGTCAGGGCCGCTGGGCCCACGTGCGGGTTTGA